Genomic segment of Rhodococcus sp. W8901:
TGCTGCGGACGTGACTACGCCGCGATCAGCCGTTCCTGCTCCGGCGTCAGCGGGTTCGCGGCAGCCTCCTCCGGGCTCGGGAACCGGCCGGGATCGCCCGCCCGCAACCGCGCCATCGACAGCTTCATCGGGGCGGCGAGGTAGCGGGCGCGCTCGTCGTCGTCGGCGGCCATCACCGTGACCGTCAGCATCGCGTACGGCTCGTCGAGTACCTCCGACGGCCGGAACGATTCCCGGTACACGCGCAGTGCCGGCATCGTCTGGGCGGGGGAGAAGTGCCGGGCGAGCGCGAACGGCAGACCGAGGATCCCGGCGACCTGCGCGCTGTACGTGCTCGAGCCGAGCAGCCACACCGCGACCTTCGCGCCCAGCCCCGGGACGGCGGTGATCGCCGCGTACGGGTGGTCGGCGGGGAAGTCGTCGTCGAAGAACGCGCGCAGGTGCGCGAGCTGCTGCGGGAACTCGTCGGCGCCCAGCGCGTCGGTTTGGCGGCGCAGCGCGTGCGCGGTCACCTGGTCGGTGCCGG
This window contains:
- a CDS encoding LLM class flavin-dependent oxidoreductase, which encodes MPKLSVLDLSPIAEGSTVGQALRNTLELARRAEELGYHRFWLAEHHSMPGIASSAPAVMIGQVAAVTDSIRVGSGGVMLPNHAPLVVAEQFGTLDALYPERIDLGIGRAPGTDQVTAHALRRQTDALGADEFPQQLAHLRAFFDDDFPADHPYAAITAVPGLGAKVAVWLLGSSTYSAQVAGILGLPFALARHFSPAQTMPALRVYRESFRPSEVLDEPYAMLTVTVMAADDDERARYLAAPMKLSMARLRAGDPGRFPSPEEAAANPLTPEQERLIAA